One window from the genome of Populus alba chromosome 15, ASM523922v2, whole genome shotgun sequence encodes:
- the LOC118037332 gene encoding protein BREAKING OF ASYMMETRY IN THE STOMATAL LINEAGE, which produces MSTPLTMTRLVRWRVRDWASCFLACRFSLDDEQETFPNPSCKLPIRNMVFGVKKDSTSGGNKRNKKLSKNNKKFRQVTPGSTQATANSTGSVSVQSCNSRDSCRPHLQDEEYIVFCFGEDGGFDVVKECKSPETFLHFTANNTSPRSVNRKLHCVEVSETVRKSSSHQRKSNVVNGHETEMTPVENEEEEADSHSGLDSPCNARTRWCHIGEIDNCGTVSAKSSDSNQSDGSSTESFSFPVMHWELIGSPVQMPKSESLHARKHKAPCARFQCCRF; this is translated from the exons atgtccaCACCATTGACTATGACCAGGCTTGTTAGATGGAGAGTGAGGGACTGGGCGTCCTGTTTCTTGGCTTGCAGGTTTTCTTTAG ATGATGAACAGGAAACGTTTCCCAATCCATCATGTAAACTACCAATCAGAAACATGGTTTTTGGCGTGAAAAAAGACAGCACTAGTGGTggcaataaaagaaacaaaaaattatcgaaaaacaataaaaaattcagaCAGGTAACTCCTGGTTCAACACAGGCTACTGCTAACAGTACAGGTAGTGTTTCAGTGCAAAGTTGCAATAGCAGGGACTCATGCCGGCCCCACTTGCAAGATGAGGAatacattgttttttgttttggagagGATGGTGGTTTTGATGTTGTGAAGGAATGCAAGTCGCCAGAAACGTTTCTTCATTTCACTGCTAATAATACAAGTCCAAGGTCTGTCAATCGAAAG CTTCACTGTGTAGAGGTTTCAGAAACAGTTAGGAAGAGCAGCAGCCATCAGAGGAAGTCAAATGTTGTAAATGGACACGAGACAGAGATGACTCCTGTTGAAAAC GAGGAGGAAGAAGCTGACAGCCATTCCGGTCTAGACTCACCTTGTAATGCTAGAACAAGGTGGTGCCATATTGGAGAGATTGACAACTGCGGGACGGTATCTGCTAAATCTAGCGACTCGAATCAATCAGATGGAAGCAGTACAGAATCTTTTTCCTTTCCAGT AATGCATTGGGAGCTGATAGGCAGTCCTGTGCAAATGCCAAAATCAGAGAGCCTTCATGCAAGGAAGCACAAGGCCCCCTGTGCTCGTTTTCAGTGTTGTAGATTCTGA
- the LOC118037330 gene encoding D-aminoacyl-tRNA deacylase isoform X1, with product MVILLVATTSDPASIGPASALLAMPGWHTGPSLQDAVSFVNKEVRLIKVDNSLVKEDHLDKRWEEATGELVDEIIFLSKHAASSSRPSLTVHPIGTPHIGEGEVLVAGGKPGWAAPPNPRIGPWLRLLRTIAESHKLTPEFEVTLEATHHGPLTNSPTMFVEIGSTEEYWGRQDAAQAIALLVWEGLGLGGGIAEGDWGRNGGSNKILLGIGGGHYAPRHTDIVLKDGVWVGHLLSGYSLPMEDPGQSKTQLSTEAVHGTWKEAIKVAFEATKSAFPGGEILAHLDHKSFKSWQRNVVTTFLVEQNIKIGKASDFS from the exons atggTGATCCTGTTGGTGGCGACCACCTCAGATCCAGCATCCATAGGCCCAGCCTCGGCTCTTCTAGCCATGCCCGGTTGGCACACTGGCCCCTCCTTGCAG GATGCCGTAAGTTTTGTAAACAAGGAAGTGAGGCTAATAAAAGTGGATAACAGTCTTGTTAAGGAGGATCACTTAGATAAACGTTGGGAGGAGGCAACCGGCGAGTTAGTCGATGAGATCATTTTTCTTAGCAAGCATGCTGCTTCTTCTAGTCGGCCATCTCTTACGGTCCATCCAATTG GTACTCCACATATTGGTGAAGGAGAGGTTCTTGTTGCTGGTGGGAAGCCAGGATGGGCAGCACCTCCAAATCCTCGGATAGGACCATGGTTGAGGCTCTTGAGGACTATTGCTGAATCACATAAACTAACTCCTGAATTCGAG GTTACATTAGAAGCCACACATCATGGGCCATTAACTAATTCGCCAACCATGTTTGTGGAGATTG GTAGCACAGAAGAATACTGGGGGAGGCAGGATGCTGCACAGGCCATTGCATTG TTAGTCTGGGAAGGATTGGGTCTTGGAGGAGGAATTGCTGAGGGAGACTGGGGCAG GAATGGTGGTAGCAACAAAATCCTTCTTGGAATAGGTGGCGGGCATTATGCGCCCCGGCACACGGACATTGTTCT AAAAGATGGTGTTTGGGTAGGCCATTTGCTTTCTGGATACTCCTTGCCAATGGAAGATCCTGGTCAATCAAAAACACAACTAAGTACTGAGGCTGTGCACGGAACTTGGAAAGAAGCAATCAAAGTTGCATTTGAGGCTACTAAATCAGCTTTCCCTGGGGGAGAAATTCTAGCACATCTTGATCACAA GAGTTTTAAGAGCTGGCAGAGGAATGTCGTCACAACTTTCTTGGTGGAGCAGAACATAAAGATTGGGAAAGCCAGTGACTTTTCTTAA
- the LOC118037330 gene encoding D-aminoacyl-tRNA deacylase isoform X2 produces the protein MVILLVATTSDPASIGPASALLAMPGWHTGPSLQDAVSFVNKEVRLIKVDNSLVKEDHLDKRWEEATGELVDEIIFLSKHAASSSRPSLTVHPIGTPHIGEGEVLVAGGKPGWAAPPNPRIGPWLRLLRTIAESHKLTPEFEVAQKNTGGGRMLHRPLHWNGGSNKILLGIGGGHYAPRHTDIVLKDGVWVGHLLSGYSLPMEDPGQSKTQLSTEAVHGTWKEAIKVAFEATKSAFPGGEILAHLDHKSFKSWQRNVVTTFLVEQNIKIGKASDFS, from the exons atggTGATCCTGTTGGTGGCGACCACCTCAGATCCAGCATCCATAGGCCCAGCCTCGGCTCTTCTAGCCATGCCCGGTTGGCACACTGGCCCCTCCTTGCAG GATGCCGTAAGTTTTGTAAACAAGGAAGTGAGGCTAATAAAAGTGGATAACAGTCTTGTTAAGGAGGATCACTTAGATAAACGTTGGGAGGAGGCAACCGGCGAGTTAGTCGATGAGATCATTTTTCTTAGCAAGCATGCTGCTTCTTCTAGTCGGCCATCTCTTACGGTCCATCCAATTG GTACTCCACATATTGGTGAAGGAGAGGTTCTTGTTGCTGGTGGGAAGCCAGGATGGGCAGCACCTCCAAATCCTCGGATAGGACCATGGTTGAGGCTCTTGAGGACTATTGCTGAATCACATAAACTAACTCCTGAATTCGAG GTAGCACAGAAGAATACTGGGGGAGGCAGGATGCTGCACAGGCCATTGCATTG GAATGGTGGTAGCAACAAAATCCTTCTTGGAATAGGTGGCGGGCATTATGCGCCCCGGCACACGGACATTGTTCT AAAAGATGGTGTTTGGGTAGGCCATTTGCTTTCTGGATACTCCTTGCCAATGGAAGATCCTGGTCAATCAAAAACACAACTAAGTACTGAGGCTGTGCACGGAACTTGGAAAGAAGCAATCAAAGTTGCATTTGAGGCTACTAAATCAGCTTTCCCTGGGGGAGAAATTCTAGCACATCTTGATCACAA GAGTTTTAAGAGCTGGCAGAGGAATGTCGTCACAACTTTCTTGGTGGAGCAGAACATAAAGATTGGGAAAGCCAGTGACTTTTCTTAA